Below is a genomic region from Molothrus ater isolate BHLD 08-10-18 breed brown headed cowbird chromosome 15, BPBGC_Mater_1.1, whole genome shotgun sequence.
TGGGTCTGACCCAGTACAGCCACCTACGACCTTAACCTGGGAGCCCAGACAGGTCTCAGCATCCCCAAAGCCTCCTGAAACACAGCATCACTCACTGGGGTGTCCCATGGGGCAGGTAGAAGGTGACCAGCAGTGCCTCTAAAGCACCTGGTCCATCTCTGACATATCTGGCTTAGCCTGGGGCATCTTTGTTCCCTTCAGCTGCCCGAGCTGGACCTGGAAGGACTCTTCTCTAACACTGATGACATCCTCCATGTCTCCAGGCGCTTTCTGAAGGGGCTGGAGGCCACGGCCGGcccggggcaggagcagctgctctgcatcaGTAAGTGGTGCAGTGCCAgtggctgccctgtgcccccatGTGGGGGTGTGCCAGCCCAgacccctgccctggcacctcctgctcctgccttggctCTGGGAAGCGCTGGTGCCACCGTGTCCGCCCtaggctgagctgcccagcctgcagagtGACGGGGACAGCAGCAGGCCCAGCTTAGCAGGGTGCCcgggggcagagccctgctctggcacacTTGGCATTGCTCCACTGGCTTTGTCCTTCCAGCAGGCTGGGGATAAACCCCTGCCTTCTCATGGGAAAGgaccctcctgcccagccccactctccttccccaggcacGCTGTTCCAGGAGTTCAAGGAAGAGATGGAGGCTGTCTACAAGATCTACTGTGCCAGCTACGACCATGCCCTGCAGCTGGTGGAGAGCTACCGCAGGGACCCCCGGCTGCAGGAGGAGATCCTGGACACCCTCAATGCCACCGTGTAGGTCCCTCTGCGGAGCCACCACCTCCCTGTCCCTTTTCACATCCTGGCTttgcccttctcctccctggaCAAGCTGCCTGCGTGGATCTGTGTCACCAGGCTGGGTGTCATATCATGGCCACCACCTTTGTGGCATTTCCTGGCAGCCTGTCCTGGACTCTTGGTTCAGGATCTTTTATGATGGATCCCAAAAGAAGGGATGGGTGATATCcaagctgctgccttccccagggagGGCACATCCTCCCCACATTGACCAGAGAGACACAGGCTGGCCCTAGGGGACCTGAACTATCTGGAGGGCTCTCAAACACTGTCcaaagcaggagaagcaggagtgGCAGTGGAGGAGCTCCTGGGATTCACTGCTTAGGGCACAGACAATGTGATTCCCAACAGAGAGATGGGTGCCTTCCTGTGGGTGGGAAGGAGACACTGCCAacaccttccctccctgctgcccactgaTCCCGTGTCCAGGGCTgacaagcacagagctgctcagggaggcaGGACACCCACCCAGGGCTGCCACTgcctcagggctggggggagcagccagagatgccctgggctgctctgtccctcaaACACTCCCAGAGAAGCcgtggagagcagcagggcaggaaggcagcCCCACACACCAACCCTGAGCAATTCCCCTCTCCACCAGGCCTCACACGGGCGCCTCAGACCTCAGCTTCTTCCTGGTGATGCCCGTGCAGAGGGTCACCAAGtaccctctgctgctggggaagatCCTGGAGAACACCCCgagcagtgccagtgcccaCTCAGCCCTGGAGGCAGCGGCTCGTGCCATGGCCCAGGTCAATGCCAACATCAACGAGTACAAACGGCGCCGGGAAGTGGGTGAGCGGCCAGGGCCTTGGTGcaggagggggcacagcacccagcccagccccagtggTGTCCTGGGCACTAATTCCCACTTAAATCAGTTCAAAGCTCTCCTGCCCTCCACTCAATCCtgcctggtgcagctgcagactctgtgcaggcagctcctggaacTGCTCTGGTCCTGTCAGTGCCACTCTGGGCAAGACccaaaggctgcaggagcagggtggcATGGGGGGGCTGAGGACGAAACCAGTCTGTCCacattcctggggctggggaacGGGGAATAACAGTTCTGCCCTTGGGATAGGAGAAATCAGGCTCCCCATAGATGGGAGCTCACCtttctctttggttttctgGTCCTTCCCTTCTTTGATGTGGCTTGTGCTTATCCTGCTGAtcagcccctgtgctgctcacctTCCTTGCCTGCTCAGCCATGAAGTCTCCTcttctgatcttttttttcccccccttatTTTGTGTCCTCCCACCCGAGGCAGCAACCAAATACACCAAGGCCGAGCACCTGACGCTGCGGGCGCGCCTGGCGCGCCTCAACACGCACTCCATCGCCAAGAAAACCACGCGCCTCAGCCGGCTCCTCCTGCACGAGGCTGGCATCGTGGCCAAGGTGGGCAGCCCTCACCTGCACCCGGGCAcctgctgcccctccctgcGCCGCTTCTGGGGCGTTTTGCTGCTCCTGAAGTGCCTCAATGGCAGAATGAGCAGGACAAGGCCActgtggggtggggtggggtggggtggctGGTGCTGCCTCCTGGTTCTCCATCATGCCAAGGAGCAGTGGGATAGAGGAATGCAGGGGCacacctccctccccaccccagagCGTTGCAGGGCAGCGCTTTGGCCTCCAAAGGACCTGCAGGACCCTTGGGCCCCCCAGCAAAGGAAAGACGTCCCAGTGTTCCCCAGCACCACGAGCACACCAAGAGCTTTGTTGCTGCCTGCCCCAATGTTTTGACTCCTTCCCAGATTCATGGAGCCCCCCAGggtctgccctgccctgtgagcTCCAGGCAGGTGCCTGGCTGCTGTTTCAGCCCCCAGTGATGGGCCTCGGCCCTGCCCATGCTGGTGACAAGCTGCCTCTCTCCTTACAGACTGAGGACAAGGAATATGATGACCTGGAAGAGAAGTTCCAGTGTGTGGCATCCAGTGTGGCCACGCTGAAGGAGAACATGGCATCCTACCTGGGCCACCTGGAGGTAACACCTTGGCCCCATCCCCTCAGGAGCTGTTCCTTGGGATTGGGGAACACTTCCAAGCCCTGTGGAAAGCAGGAGCTGTTGGGGATGTTCAGGGATTTGCTGCTGAGCTGTTGTGTCAGGGGGTTGCACAACACCCAAGGATTGCTCAGGTCCAGGGGACTTTAAACCAAAGCTGAGGCTTTGACAACACTGTCTGAGCTGGTGTCAGTTGAGAATAATCCGTCCTTAAACTTATCATTATTTCAAGGTCTTAAATGATTGAAAAGGCCGGGTGTTGTTCAGCCTGGGAATTCTCACTTTAATAATGTGTATAAGGCAGAAATGTCCCCAGATCAGTCCTGACAACAAACTGCCCTTCTGAAATCACCTGGGTCAGCAGCTGCTACGATTTTCTCATGGAAATCCCTTGGGGCAtctgaggaaaatgaaaatctgaGTGCTGGCAAAACATGCAATCCCCAGACACAGCATTATCAGGAAAGCCTCGGGGAGTGGCCGAGGGTTCAGCAGCAATTCCTGGGCTGGAAAGACCTTGCAGGAAAGACTGACAAGGGCTGCCCACGCAGGATTATTGGGAAGGAGCTAAAGGAGCGTGGTGCTGCCTCCCTTGCAGGCgttcctgcagcccagcccgcACCAGCGTGACCTGCAGATGGAGCAggggccagcccagcagcaccgcCGCCTCtcgcagctcctgcagagcaccGTGTTCCCCGAGTTTGTgagtgctcctgccctgcacatctcctgcagctctcccacctTCTGCCAGGCACActgggggctggcagccagcagctgagggcaccCCAGTGTCCTCAGAGTCCCCCAGAGCCCAGCTtagcaggcagagccaggagtgaGTAACAGGATCCATCTGCAGTCGCTGGCacggggagggagggagcagctccaggggacaggggagggcagggacagggacacagcaagagcacagcccctgagcccagccagggctgggatgggctgcagTGTGTGCCCGATGTGCCTCCAGGGAGATGGGGAGGACACCAGAACACCCcgaggcaggggcagagggccCTTAaatgggctctgggcaggggtgtggggggaggctcagctgaggctgctctgagccattCCAGGGTCCTGCCCAGCTCTTTCCATGGATCACAGGTTTGGAATTGTGTCAGGCTCCCTTCCAAGGGTTTGTGTTGGTTGGCATCCTGTGAGCCCTCAGGGAAAGatgtcccaggtgctccccaTTCCACAGAGACCCCCAGGcctctgccccctgcccctgggctggcagctgctcctgcctgggggctCACCTGGAAACTGGGGTTCTCCCCTGGCAGAAGCAGCGTGTGGGCAGGCTGGTGtggcagcccctctgcagcctctcagaCATGCTGGAGGGGCCCCAGCAGCTGGTCAAGAAGCGCCTGGACAAGCTGCTGGACTACGAGGAGATCCAGGAGAGGAAGAGTGAGATGGGCACCGTGAGCTATGATGAGGAGGCTGCCATGAACACCTACCTGGCCATCAATGACCTGCTGGTGGCCGAGCTGCCCCAGTTCAACCaggtggctgtgcagctcctggggcagatCCTGCGCTCCTTCAGCGCCCTGCAGCTGGACTTGGCTGCCCAGGTCCTGCACCACGCAgaaaaggagctggagcaggtgagtggcacaggggctgagctggaacTGCCTTCCCCAGGTCTGGGAGATCTCTCAGACACCAGGGTTTGCTGATCTCTCAGACACTGAAGGTTTGCTGTGCCCACCTGCCCTTGCAGACTGTGGAGCATTTGTAAGGATctcacttccttccttccttcctggaaaaaggcaattttttctcttctgcactGTCAGAAACTGTCCTGCTTTCTGTTTGTGGACGCTGCTGGTAATTTATTGATGTGCTGCTGTCTGAGAGATCAGTGTGAGCTCAGAGCTCCTGAGAGCCCCGTGCCAGcaaggcagggaggagaaaggcagctcctgggctggggaacagctcccccagccccatcccctggGAGATGTCTCCAGAACTCCTCACTGCTCAAAACTCCTCCCTGATGTTTGTACAcgtggggaaggagggaggggggcCTGTCAGAAGCCCTGGGgggaagcacagccctggcctgAGCCAGGACCAGGAGCAGAACAAGGTGCAGCTCAAAGCCAGAGAGGAGCACCTTTGATCCCCTGTGCCAGGTGAATTTAGTGGTCAGCTCTGCTCTCTTGCTTTCTCcccccttttcttcctcctgcttcccttctgcccctgcccagagctccctcagGGCCCTCCCTGATCCCAGTCTGTCTCCACAGCTGCCCCATGGGCACATGGCCCTGCCCAGCTTCTGGAAGGTGGTGGAGGACAGCCTGCAGCAGTCGGGTGCCCAGCTCCGTGCCTTCTGCCAGGCCTTTGAGACTgtcacacccagccctggcacacaggtaggggcagggcagggcatggCTTAGGCCAGCTGGATAGAGAGACTGGACTGTGGCTTCCCAGTGCAGAAAATGCCCTTGGTGGGGAGGCTGGCCCAGGATGGGGCCCAGGGGGTGCCACAGGACTTCCCCCAAGCCCCTGAGAGCTGGGGATAAGCAGGGATGgaagagctcagctctgctggttcTGGACTCTCATCACCAGACCTGGGGGTGGAGTGGGGAGTGTGAAGGAGTTTCTGCTCCTAAGCTGTCCCTGGGATGTGGTCCTGCAGAAAGGAGAGCAGGAGTGGGGGTCTCATGGGATGCTCCTGTGTCTCGTGCTCCCCACCAGCCCCTGACCCCTGCTGAGGAGAGGAAGGTCCTTTCCCTTGTGAGCAAGCACGGCCCAGACAAGCTCTACCAAGTGACCAGCAACATcagtggcagcagagagctggacCTGACCCTGCTGAGGGGACAGATcgtggctctgctgcagagcgCCGACACCAAGGGCAACACCAGCAGGTGGCTGGTGGATGCTGGAGGTACTGTGGGCACTGTGGGCAGCCTCTCCTCACCCTGGCACCAGGGCCGGGTTCACCTCACTCATTTCCTCTCCTGGATGAAGCAGCAGGCCGTGGTCTCCTGTGCTCCcttccaggctgtgctcagcccaaGGCCACCTGAGCTTTGCCACCAGCTGTAAGGTTCAGGTGCCCTGACTGATTCCCCAGGGGAAGTGTCATGGCTGGGGAGGGTGATCCACACACACATAAACACGTGGAATTCCCTTTTTGGTGGGCATTTCTCCTGCGTATCCCCTCGTgctggacagggctgctgtgccatgccaggcCACAGCCAAACTGCCATTCCTGtctcctgcagccagtgctggctgtgccaggcagcccCGTGACCTGGGTGTGTCTGTGTCCTGCAGGTCCCCGAGGGTTTGTTCCTGCTGCAAAGCTCCGGCCCTACAGCCCAGTGCAGGTGCAGCAGCCTctgatgcagctgctgggcctggACGGTGACACAGAGAGAAGGAGACATTCCTATGCCTCCCCTGAAGCTCCCAGGCCACAGGTGGCCACCTTCACCCCAACATTCCAGGTGAGAGTGGGGGACATCCCTGGGGCCATTTCTAGCGAccccaccagctccctgctcgTCCTGGTGTGGCTGGGAAGGTGGACCTGCTTTTCCAGGTGTCCCCCCTGCTGGCACCAGCGTGGACAGGGTGAGAGAACTGTCCTTGgtgtgtccccagtccctccatccatggcactgctgtgctgccctctgGGAACTGCCACATCCTTCCCACCTTgactcccagctccagccagggctccctccctccctctttccctccctccctccctccctccctccctctttccctccctccctctttccttgcctgctcCCACAGGTGGTGGCCAGGAAAACGAGATCACAGTTTTAAGGTCTAGGATAAGAAGGTGTAGCTTTTTTCTCTGATCTGAAGAGGAGTGACAGCATTGCTCTAAAACTAAAACTGATGCGTTTTCTTCTTGTGAACTCAGTAATGAGGAAACAGACCACAATCAATATGTTATGCTGAATTACAGTGATAGTCACAGAAGGTGTTATCAAAAAAATCACGAACCTACTAATTTATTTCTAGGAACAGGACAGATTGCCATGGAACATGAACCTGTGAAAGCTTTCGGGGAGCatcacccctccctccctctttccttgcctgctcCCACAGGTGGTGGCCGGCTTCTCCTTCGCAGCGCGGAGCCCgcaggagctgagcctgcaggCGGGGCAgcccgtgctgctgctggagccccacGACAAGAAGGGCAGCACGGAGTGGAGCCTGGTGGAGGTGAACGGCCAGAGGGGCTACGTGCCCTCCAGCTACCTGGTGACCGTGCCCGTGCAGGAGCCGGCGGGCTGGAGCCTGCCCGTGTGAGcgtgccagccccagcagggcaaggatggagcagccagcctggcacccGAGGAAACCTcacaggagatgctggaggGAGGCAGCCCCCGGCTGGGAAGGTGGTGGGAGGCACCCGAGGGAAACGGGCATGAGGATGGCACTTGGGAGGCACCTTTTGATAGGAGGTGTGAGGGTGCCAGgcgctgtgtgtgtgtgttggcacaaagcaaagcagcaccagggagTGAGGGCAGGTGGCTGCAGTTATGCAGGGATTTGCTGCAATCCCTGCAAGTGACAAATGTGTCCTGGGGAGATTGGGCAGCGTCGTCCCTGCTTGGAGCAGGAttgagcagcagaggagcagcactgcagaggggtCCTCAGCCAGGCAGGGGGAACTCGGACACCTGGGCACTGGCCTGGGAACCTGAGTACCTGAGAATTTGGCTACTTGGGCAGATGAATACCTGAGAAACTGGGCATCTGGGCACCTGTAATTTGGCTACCTGGGCACCTGAGGGCCTGAGAAACTGGGCACCTGGGCACCTGAGAATTTGTCTCCTTGGGCACCTGAGGATTTGGCTCCCTGGGCACCTGAGGATTTGGCTTCCTGGGCACCTGAGGATTTGTCTCCCTGGGCACCTGAGGATTTGGCTCCTGGGCACCTGAGAATTTGTCTCCCTGGGCACCTGAGGATTTGGCTCCCTGGGCACCTGAGGATTGCCTCCCTGGGCACCGGAGTGCCCGAGCCCTGTGGCAgcgcggggctgcggccgccAGAGGGCGCCCCGCACCCGCTCCCGGTGCCTGCCGGGCTCGCACTGGGAGCGCTGGTGCGGGGGCACCGCCCGGGGCACGGAGATCGGGACCctcgggacccccgggacccccgggacccccgggaccccgtTCCCCTGCGACCCGCACGGATCCCCGGtgggctggcacaggtgccATGGAAGAGGTTTTTGGGAGGATCGATCCGTGTCGGTCCTGACCTAAGGCTCGGTTGGAGACCCGAGAGCCCCCTGCCACCATTCCCGAGGTatccgtgcctcagtttccccgcgGTTGCACTGTTAGGGGATGCtgatggggctggggtgggcagccctgccgTGGTGCCAGAGGGGACTTCAGGAGCGCCCCGGGTCTGGCACCGCACGGTGCCCATCCCTCACCCAGGCCAGTGGAGCACCCGGCTGGCGTCACCTGGGCTGCCCGCATCAAaggtgccctgccctgccctgccctgcccggggcaggagcagcacacccGGCCACCCACGGGCTCCCCACCGGCTCCCCATTGCGGCCGTGCCTGCGGGCTGGGCagcgggcagggctggcacagcctcaccaaccctgagcagctgccaggcgggtggggacagccccaggcagtgccctgtgtggggctgggctctggtgtgAGGCAGAGTGGGGCTCACCCTCCTTTCAGCTGGACCTGTGGGGTGGCTGGGGGGCAGCCACCTCTGCCCAGGTGCCATTGAAAGGCCGAGGAAATGCTCAGCTACACCAATcccgggaggggacagcagtgccagagctggggacgTGTCCTGGGGATGCTCCCGGCCTGGGGAGAGGCTGGTGGGCTCCTCAGCAAGGGAAAATGAGCAGGCTGGGGACGAGGGTCAttgagcaggggctgtgtgtcTGTTCTTGCCCACCcaggccaggccctgcagccacagggctcacccctccagctccctgcaggtggCTCCTCTGGATTTTTCCATCCCTAATCAAATCCCACCAGTTCGGGTTTCCCTCCCGAGTCGCCTTCCTGCCAGCTCGGTGGGGTGCCAAGCAATCAGCCCCATGCCAGCCatggcagcagtggggcaggccctgctccacagccctCGGGTGCCTGAGACTCTCTGGGGGCTCAAAGGtgatggtggcacagggagggctgagcctgctgctgcctgggccctgATCTGCCTCTGGAAGGAGATCTGGGGtggtcagggctgggctgcacgtccagcagggagagggcaaTGAGTTCCTgtggctcctccagcctctgggtgggctgggccctgcagttccccccagccctgctgccagcctcgATGGCCAGGGGACCTTTCCCAGGGGTCTGTCCCTAGGATGGGGCCCTGGTGCTTGGCTGCAGGAGGTGGGTGCCTGcatccctcccttctccctgaaTTCACCCAAATtcatggcactgctgctgccctgagcctggaAATGCCCTTTTGGAGTCACGGGAGGGCACGGGGctcttccagcccagccatgaAGGAAGATAAAGGGCACAAGTGTTCCTTTAAATAGCCTCTCAAGGACAGGCTCTCCCGGGAGGAATGCTCTGGCTGGCCCGGTGGAACATGCCTGCGCCCGGGGGCACGGGGggacagctgggcagggccggCTGCTCAACAGGAGCCAGGTCAAGGTTAGGCACGGCCCTGGCCCGGTGCCACCGTGCCATGCTTGGCACCGGGGGAACAGAGCCGTGCAAACAGGGAAGTGCATGCCAGGCCAGGGGTTTGCCGTGCCCGGGGCTGATCCGGAGGTGGCAGCGGAGCCGCTGCTGCCCCTGAGCCGCCCTCCAGCCCGCCCGGAATTTGGCAGCGGCGCTGCCTGGCTGCCCGAGCAGCCTccggggcagctctgggtgtcccAGAGCGGCTGCTGCGCTCCTGTCCGGGCTGATTCATATCCTGGACGTGCAGGCATTTGGATATTGTCCACCCGCGGGGTGTGACGGTGTCCCCAGGGCGcgggtgccagcccagccacgTGCCGGGAGCAGCTCCGTGTGCCTGCGGCTCCCtggggacacggcagggacacaaaacacaTCCCAGGTGAGATCCCGGGATGCCAGGAGCATGGCTGAGTGCCCAGGTGTCCATGTGCCCATCGGCTCTGCTGGGGCACCCCGGGGGCAGGGAGGTGTGAGAAAAAGCAGCTGCCACAAACCCCAATCCCAGAGCCATCCCCTCAGCACGGGGTGCAGAAAGGAGAGGGCAAAGggagccaggaggagcagagtgGCCACTTGGGCTgaagggcacagccagcccgAGTGGCTTTAGGCACAGAGCTCGGGTTGCCCACgctgccaggctgagctggctcccagcagagccagcctgtgctgcaATTTCCCTGCCACCTGCCCATGGTGGCCCACGAGGAGCAGCCCGAGCCCCAGGCCACCCTCCCTGGCCCCTCATGTGCCTGCTGGGACCAGCGtggccccaggaggggctgagccccACGGAGAGCGAGCCCGGGGCTGCAGAGCgggagaggagctgtgaacAGCAGTGCTCGCTCCAGGCTGGTGCAGCTGGCACCTGAATTGTCTAATAAAGTGTGAAATTGCTTTCATGCTCTGCTACCTTTGCTGAGCTGGACCGTCATTACAGCCCCCCCTCACTGCCCACACCggctgtgcctgtcctgctgtgttggtgctgccagctgagcctgggctggcactgctggggctggcactgccccatcACCCCCGTGCCTGTGCCACTGTGGCTGTGTtggtgctgccagctgagcccgggctgggctggcactgctgggactggCACTGCCCCATCACCCCTGTGCCACTGTGGCTGTGTtggtgctgccagctgagcctgggctgggctggcactgctgggactggcactgccccatcacccctgtgcctgtgccactgTGGCTGTGTtggtgctgccagctgagcctgggctggcactgctggggctggcactgccccatcACCCCTGTGCCACTGTGGCTGTGTtggtgctgccagctgagcctgggctgggctggcactgctgggactggCACTGCCCCATCACCCCTGTGCCACTGTGGCTGTGTtggtgctgccagctgagccctggggatgggggcTGGGGGGCGGCCATCCTGGCTCCTTATCGCACAGGATGCCCCGGGGCACCGGGATCAGCTCAGGTCGGAGCCCTGCCCTGCGGCTGTGCCGCTGCCAAAGCCCTGCCCGTGCCCATCAGATTGGGCTCCATCCGGCCGCACCCAGCCCCTGCCgaggctgcagagagctcccaccgtggcagggacagagggacagagggacagagggacagagggacagcctGGAGCCTGCCgaggctgcagagagctcccaccgtggcagggacagagggacagagggacagagggacagcccGGCCCCCCTCGCCGGTGAGTGACGAATTGCTCCTGAGCCACCTGGCTGTGCACAGAAACTGTTCTGCACCTCTAATAACGATAATCAAtcatcctgctctgggcaggaggtgTGCAAAgttttccagggctggggagctggtggggctggcagggggattttggggggctcccctgaggggacacagaggcccctgctccaggggtggcttccctcctgcactgcccaccAGAAGGGCCATCCATGACCAGGTACACACCCTGCCAGGGGAAGTGCCAGCTTCTCCTTGGGGCTGTGAAAATCGTGAttttggagggaaaagcagctgggagccCAGATCTGGCATGGGGGCCTGggtgctccctgctccagagggtcCCATGGGTCCCCATGGCAAAGGAGCTGCTGAGTGAGGCCCAGGGAAAGGCATTTCTGCAGGGATCAGGATACTTTgccccagggaagtggtgcCACGTTTTTCCAGCTACTGATAAAGTTAAACCCTTGATCTGGTTAAAGATTTAGCCCACAAGGCAAGCCAGGGTAGGACAGCAATGCTGTTAGTGCCACTGCCTTGGTGACTCTTcaactttttcctaatatctgacCCAACCCTTCTCTCTGTCCGTTGCAaaccattccccttgtcctgccactgcTGGAGAAAAGCAGTCCCAGGGAGAGCCCCCTACCCCAGCAGCATTCCCGAGCCCTCCTCCATTGGCattgctcctctcccagcctgcacAGCCTGTTCCCAAAGCCCCAAGTGAAAACTGAATTgcttcccccagagctgccaatGCTTTAGGGACTGGAGCATCTGCACACACCATGGGCAGCCTGCTCTGAGCCTACTCCGTGTCTACTCCATGCCTGCTCTGAGCTtactctgtgcctgctctgagcttactctgtgcctgctctgagtCTACTCTGAGCCTGCTCAGCCCTTCCcgtgggatgctgcagctgcagggaaggaaaaaggagcgAGCAAGGACAAGGCCAGGTTGGTGTGGAGGTGCAAAGACTCACGGAATGAAGGGGATGGAGTCCAGGCAGGAGCCCCACGAGCTCTGGGAGCCCCTTGGCGAGGTCTGCAAGCACCCAGAGGGGCTGAGAAGcatccagaggggctgggaaacACCCAGAGGGGCTGAAAGcatcctgctcccctccctgctcccctccctgctcccctccctgctgtgccgGGCACTCCATGCAGCCCATCGGGGCTGCTTCTCCATCTCTGCCCGAAGGAGATTTTGTGGGTCTAAAATTTGCCTCTTTCCCCTCATTTGTGGGTCTAAAATCTGCCTCTTTCAGGCTGCTCCCGACAGGAGCTGCAGACACGAAGCCTTTTGTGAGTCCGACCGCATCCCGGCTGGGATTTACCTAAAACAGCCCCAGGGAGGAACGGCTGGGCGGGGatgtggggggagagggagggggggaggCTGCctggtgtttgtttttactAATGAAGCCCCATAATCAAatcatttcaattttaattgTGAAGCCAGCAGGCAGATTTCTGTCTCCAGATGGGACGTGATAGGAATGGTTGAAGGCTGGGCACGTTCTGCCACTCACCTTAATGCCTGGAACAAGGCAgatgggagcagcactggggagggctTGGGAAGAGCCTGATCCCTCAGGGATGAGGTTTGAGCTGGGATCAGACCCAAAACCTCTCCTGCTTGGTTGATCCAGGGAAACCAACCCCTGGCAAGATGTGCTGCACCATTCCCAGGTctgagcaggggaggcaggagctgattTCCCTGCTTtcatctcccagctctgccaggataCATGAAATCTATTTGTGGCTTCCACTTACCATCTCATTTTTTGGGTGTTTGGACtttgggaaaagaggaaaataaagaaactgggtcatttt
It encodes:
- the ARHGEF37 gene encoding rho guanine nucleotide exchange factor 37 — encoded protein: MASAEPGAEDAAEAEEAVYEEMPCDRMELSQRLAVEELLSTEASYVHNMQLCVSDIRAHLQDKQLPELDLEGLFSNTDDILHVSRRFLKGLEATAGPGQEQLLCISTLFQEFKEEMEAVYKIYCASYDHALQLVESYRRDPRLQEEILDTLNATVPHTGASDLSFFLVMPVQRVTKYPLLLGKILENTPSSASAHSALEAAARAMAQVNANINEYKRRREVATKYTKAEHLTLRARLARLNTHSIAKKTTRLSRLLLHEAGIVAKTEDKEYDDLEEKFQCVASSVATLKENMASYLGHLEAFLQPSPHQRDLQMEQGPAQQHRRLSQLLQSTVFPEFKQRVGRLVWQPLCSLSDMLEGPQQLVKKRLDKLLDYEEIQERKSEMGTVSYDEEAAMNTYLAINDLLVAELPQFNQVAVQLLGQILRSFSALQLDLAAQVLHHAEKELEQLPHGHMALPSFWKVVEDSLQQSGAQLRAFCQAFETVTPSPGTQPLTPAEERKVLSLVSKHGPDKLYQVTSNISGSRELDLTLLRGQIVALLQSADTKGNTSRWLVDAGGPRGFVPAAKLRPYSPVQVQQPLMQLLGLDGDTERRRHSYASPEAPRPQVATFTPTFQVVAGFSFAARSPQELSLQAGQPVLLLEPHDKKGSTEWSLVEVNGQRGYVPSSYLVTVPVQEPAGWSLPV